Proteins from a single region of Enoplosus armatus isolate fEnoArm2 chromosome 6, fEnoArm2.hap1, whole genome shotgun sequence:
- the rxfp3.3b gene encoding relaxin-3 receptor 1 translates to MRPVGLGSGLLPERMAELWNHNTTSSWNRSAAGQDRFSSLDDIDVPGSPTLRILISIVYSVVCAAGLVGNLLVFFLMKVRRGRKKRSSINLFILNLAVTDFQFVLTLPFWAVDTALDFSWPFGNAMCKIILSVTVMNMYASVFFLTAMSVTRYWSVASALKDRTRRRVCPVRWVIAGLWVSATVASLPTAIFSTAKSVAGERLCLLGFPDGQSWLALYHLQKILVAFVFPMLIVTVCYLLLLRFVRLRSMNNNQVKRRSRVTRSVTIVVLSFFICWMPNHAITFWGVLVKFNVVNWDKTYYMVHTYVHPVTVCLAHTNSCLNPVLYCLMRREFRKKMKDLFWRISSPTGTNTCPLRPFSGTVRAEPDDTQIVIPLNNVETENCRLSVLTDQCDTDARQG, encoded by the coding sequence ATGCGCCCTGTGGGACTCGGGTCGGGTCTGTTACCGGAGAGGATGGCGGAGCTGTGGAACCATAACACCACGTCCTCCTGGAACCGGTCCGCTGCGGGACAGGACCGGTTCAGCAGCCTGGATGACATCGACGTGCCGGGCTCCCCGACCCTGCGCATCCTCATCTCCATCGTGTACTCGGTGGTGTGCGCCGCCGGGCTGGTCGGCAACCTGCTGGTGTTCTTCTTGATGAAAGTGCGCCGAGGCAGGAAGAAACGCTCCAGCATCAACCTGTTCATCCTCAACCTGGCGGTGACGGACTTCCAGTTCGTGCTGACCCTGCCGTTCTGGGCGGTGGACACGGCTCTGGACTTCAGCTGGCCGTTTGGAAACGCCATGTGCAAGATCATCCTCTCTGTGACCGTGATGAACATGTACGCCAGCGTGTTTTTCCTCACTGCCATGAGCGTCACCCGGTACTGGTCGGTGGCCTCGGCGCTGAAGGACCGGACCCGGCGACGGGTGTGCCCCGTGCGCTGGGTGATCGCCGGGCTCTGGGTCTCCGCCACGGTGGCCTCTTTGCCCACCGCTATTTTCTCCACGGCGAAGAGCGTGGCCGGGGAGAGGCTGTGTCTGCTGGGCTTCCCGGACGGCCAGTCGTGGCTGGCGCTGTACCACCTCCAGAAGATCCTGGTGGCCTTCGTGTTCCCCATGCTGATTGTCACCGTGTgctacctgctgctgttgcGCTTCGTCCGCCTGCGCAGCATGAACAACAACCAGGTGAAGCGGAGGTCCAGGGTGACCCGCTCGGTCACCATCGTCgtcctctccttcttcatctgttGGATGCCCAACCACGCCATCACCTTCTGGGGCGTCCTAGTGAAATTCAACGTGGTCAACTGGGATAAGACGTACTACATGGTGCACACGTACGTCCACCCGGTGACCGTGTGCCTGGCTCATACCAACAGCTGCCTGAACCCGGTGCTGTACTGCCTCATGCGCCGGGAGTTcaggaagaagatgaaggatCTGTTCTGGAGGATCTCCTCGCCCACCGGGACGAACACCTGCCCCCTGCGGCCGTTCTCCGGGACGGTGAGAGCTGAGCCGGACGACACGCAGATCGTCATCCCGCTGAACAACGTGGAGACAGAGAACTGCAGACTGTCTGTTTTAACGGACCAGTGCGACACAGACGCGCGGCAGGGGTGA